The following proteins are encoded in a genomic region of Bufo bufo chromosome 11, aBufBuf1.1, whole genome shotgun sequence:
- the ARHGEF11 gene encoding rho guanine nucleotide exchange factor 11 isoform X2, producing the protein MSISSPPTSIDRLSSLSSVSDGASERRSPGHQRQATDYGESTGLVQRCVVVQRDQNGFGFTVSGDRIVLVQSVRPGGAAMRAGVQEGDRIVKVNGTLVANSSHIEVVKLIKSGTYVALTLLGSPPPSSTMSGHDHGPSASPRNLSSPVPPPPPLPPPQRITGPKPLQDPEVQKHATQILRNMLKQEETELQALCEVYNRTPNPSLQEQIEGARRRVHQLQLKIRQETAGPGDILRSYSDCSSVGCKVVDGRMSVDSQDGDSGLDSGTDRISSISEYSINRNSILSDFGLDSSHTSPVISTKIFQHRRQGSDTALIQDQVDNTRPVIICPEEDYDHGYDISECDGLFQDLDKLKVRPAHMGVFLRYIFSQGDPNPLLFYLCAEVCQQLSARDACSLGKEVWNIFLDKSAPLRVKIPENLLAEIDSCLRGSEDVRNALSEAQDAMLPEIQEQIQDYRTKRTMGLGSLYGENDLLNLDIDPQRERQVAAKQIAQLEEILSKYEEERSSPMAFALSTYMNHAGISSREFRPASVSEKSHIIPDKDKWLPFFPKTKKNSNAKKEKDRESADDKKRNPILKYIGKPKGSSQSIKPGNVRNIIQHFENNQQYDLLELGMQRLSTGSFPDDLMDNNSARSEVKLGRSESLKGREELKKSRKADNVPRSRSDVDMDAAAEATRLHQSASSSASSLSTRSLDNPTPPYTPKLIRRSMESPNMIFTGESLLANLQEDDLGHMSDPEPDAQNWQHTVGREVAQHLTAKERARQEVIHELFMTEASHLRVLRVLDHIFYQRMRKENFLSTEELLLVFPNLPELIEIHNYLVELMKRVREEGPVVKEIGDLMLSRFDGAAGEEVCQETAKFCSCQTIALDLIKIKKRKEARFNLFMQEAESSPQCRRLQLKDLIVSEMQRLTKYPLLLENIIKHTDAGTPEYEKLCRCRDRCRDILKFVNESVKQRENEYRLAEYQKRLDTTSLERSNNPLAAEFKNLDLTSRRMIHEGSLTWRITKDKTIDLHVLLLDDLLVLLQKQDEKLVLKCQSKTSVVSSETKQTFSPVIKLNSVLVRAVATDKRAFFIICTSELGPQIYELVAMTSSEKNTWKDLLEEAAKSATRHPPISIKPSTRNLVQSRTTSASSVLQDAGIPNLLSDTNLRTNSEDITTDENQGEFLAHSHKTEVLLEEPEGVEEDEAQTPTQLPFPSQVEDAGGGSENQSDPTYLAYQWPSVREGLAESALEDVQNLRQLILRSLLPTRHSEYDSAPTPELEDDHTPTPSVSGGAAHPWDMATDSVLETVDGENANDDRDKLTSQRSSIAEGSRAVVDLTHHHRRQGSRDEEESVWDMVEGHDKGSSELENRNDPSDTTSEDHSNRPYKVVRKAEVVGSNDVIPLPDSSQSETVLQEAGGGTVLDGNFFYVVMPTVPSLPPPKEEPQPPSELSWYREPETEQKPANSLENNNLPTQSIESGVSGSDVPPNLVIQDVDMIFRTIKQLTDKLHRLQEVESAHQELLRSLKDKSTEDSSRELEPPMVEDMQPEVHHGSTVNSSSLFFVKNSISVSLHPDSLTDPHDDALNLTMGL; encoded by the exons gtTTGGTCCAGCGCTGTGTGGTTGTCCAGAGAGATCAGAATGGATTTGGTTTCACGGTCAGCGGGGACAGAATTGTCCTTGTCCAGTCAGTGCGGCCAG GTGGTGCGGCCATGCGGGCAGGGGTGCAGGAGGGGGATCGTATTGTAAAG GTTAATGGCACGTTGGTTGCCAACAGTTCTCACATCGAGGTGGTGAAGCTCATCAAGT CTGGAACCTACGTGGCGCTCACCCTCCTTGGTTCTCCTCCACCTTCCTCAACAATGTCTGGGCATGATCATGGCCCTTCAGCCTCCCCCAGGAATTTGTCTTCTCCAGTGCCACCGCCTCCCCCTTTGCCACCTCCCCAGCGCATCACAGGACCTAAACCACTACAG GATCCTGAGGTTCAGAAGCACGCAACCCAGATCCTCCGAAATATGCTGAAGCAGGAAGAGACGGAACTCCAG GCTCTTTGTGAAGTTTATAACCGAACCCCGAACCCCAGTCTGCAGGAGCAGATAGAGGGAGCCAGAAGGAGAGTCCATCAACTGCAACTAAAGATACGTCAGGAAACAGCTGGCCCTGGA gatATTTTGCGTTCAtacagtgactgcagctctgtagGCTGTAAAGTAGTAGATG GTCGTATGTCGGTAGATTCACAAGATGGCGACAGCGGCCTAGATTCTGGCACTGATAGGATCTCGTCAATTAGCGAG TATTCCATTAACAGGAACTCCATCTTGTCTGATTTCGGGTTAGACAGCTCTCATACCTCTCCAGTCATCTCTACTAAAATCTTCCAGCATCGGCGGCAGGGCTCCGACACAGCACTGATTCAAGACCAG GTGGACAATACCCGACCCGTCATCATATGCCCTGAAGAGGATTACGACCATGGCTATGACATCTCTGAG TGTGATGGTTTATTCCAAGACTTGGACAAACTGAAGGTTCGGCCGGCCCACATGGGAGTGTTCTTGAGATACATCTTTTCTCAAGGGGATCCCAATCCTCTG CTCTTCTATCTGTGTGCTGAAGTTTGCCAGCAGCTCAGCGCTCGGGACGCCTGCTCTTTGGGGAAGGAAGTGTGGAACATCTTCTTAGATAAAAGTGCA CCTCTGAGAGTGAAAATTCCCGAAAACCTACTGGCTGAAATAG ATTCCTGTTTACGTGGCTCTGAGGATGTTCGGAACGCACTGAGTGAAGCACAGGACGCCATGTTACCGGAAATACAGGAGCAGATACAAGACTACAG GACAAAGCGAACTATGGGCCTGGGTAGTCTTTATGGAGAAAATGACCTGCTGAACCTTGACATTGACCCTCAAAGAGAGCGTCAGGTGGCTGCTAAGCAGATCGCACAGCTGGAGGAAATTCT GTCAAAATATGAAGAGGAGAGAAG CTCTCCCATGGCCTTTGCACTAAGCACCTATATGAATCATGCTGGAATCAGTTCCCGTGAATTTCGTCCTGCCAGCGTCTCGGAGAAGTCTCATATTATTCCTGACAAAGACAAGTGGCTGCCCTTCTTCCCCAAAACTAAAAAG AACAGCAACgcaaaaaaggagaaggatcgaGAATCTGCAGATGACAAAAAACGAAACCCAATTCTCAAATACATCGGCAAACCCAAGGGTTCCTCTCAGAGCA TAAAACCTGGGAATGTCCGAAATATCATCCAACACTTTGAAAATAACCAACAATATGACCTTCTAGAACTTGGAATGCAACGGTTGTCCACTGGAAGCTTTCCCGATGACCTGATGGACAACAACAG TGCCAGGTCGGAGGTAAAACTTGGCCGTTCAGAAAGCTTAAAGGGGCGGGAAGAGCTGAAGAAATCCCGCAAAGCTGACAACGTGCCTCGCTCTCGCAGTGATGTAGACATGGATGCAGCGGCCGAGGCAACAAGGCTACATCAGTctgcatcatcttcagcatctagTCTGTCCACAAG GTCCCTGGATAACCCAACACCACCCTACACCCCCAAGCTTATCCGCAG GAGTATGGAGTCTCCAAATATGATCTTTACTGGTGAATCCTTGCTGGCCAACCTCCAAGAAGACGATTTAGGGCATATGTCAGACCCCGAACCCGATGCCCAGAACTGGCAACACACTGTGGGCAGGGAGGTGGCTCAACATCTAACTGCAAAGGAGAGGGCACGCCAGGAAGTAATACACG AGCTATTTATGACAGAGGCCTCTCATCTTCGAGTCCTTCGAGTTCTTGATCACATTTTCTATCAGAGGATGCGCAAGGAGAACTTTTTGTCCACAGAGGAGCTTCTGCTTGTGTTTCCTAATCTCCCTGAGCTGATTGAGATCCACA ACTATTTGGTAGAGCTCATGAAGAGGGTGAGGGAGGAAGGACCAGTTGTCAAAGAGATTGGTGACCTTATGCTGTCCCGG TTTGATGGAGCAGCCGGAGAAGAAGTGTGCCAAGAAACTGCCAAGTTCTGCTCGTGCCAGACTATCGCCCTTGACCTTATTAAAATCAAAAAGCGTAAAGAAGCTCGGTTTAACCTCTTCATGCAG GAAGCAGAGAGCAGCCCTCAGTGCCGGAGACTTCAGCTGAAAGATCTTATAGTATCTGAAATGCAGAGACTGACGAAATACCCTTTGCTTTTGGAGAACATTATCAAACACACGGATG CTGGCACACCAGAATATGAGAAGTTGTGCCGCTGTCGGGATAGATGTCGAGACATCTTGAAATTTGTGAATGAGTCGGTGAAGCAGCGAGAGAACGAATATCGTTTGGCGGAATACCAGAAACGTTTGGACACCACTTCCCTGGAGAGAAGCAATAACCCACTGGCTGCAGAATTTAAG AACTTGGACCTGACATCAAGACGTATGATCCATGAAGGATCTCTAACGTGGAGGATAACAAAAGACAAGACCATTG ATCTGCATGTTCTTCTCCTAGATGATCTTCTAGTTCTCCTTCAGAAACAAGATGAGAAGCTGGTGCTCAAGTGTCAAAGCAAGACCTCAGTGGTTTCCTCTGAAACCAAGCAAACATTCAGTCCTGTTATCAAGCTGAATTCTGTGCTGGTCCGGGCAGTAGCCACAG ATAAAAGAGCCTTCTTCATTATTTGCACATCTGAACTTGGACCCCAGATCTACGAGTTGGTGGCAATGACGTCCTCTGAAAAAAACAC GTGGAAAGACCTACTTGAAGAAGCTGCCAAAAGTGCCACAAGACATCCACCCATTTCAATAAAACCAAGCACTCGGAACCTGGTCCAATCAAGGACAACCTCTGCTAG TTCAGTTTTACAGGATGCAGGCATCCCGAATTTATTGTCCGACACTAATTTGAGAACCAACAGTGAAGACATCACAACGG ATGAGAATCAGGGTGAGTTCCTGGCACACTCTCACAAGACTGAGGTTCTTCTGGAAGAACCAGAGGGTGTAGAAGAGGATGAAGCACAGACGCCTACACAATTGCCATTTCCATCTCAAGTGGAGGATGCAGGAGGAGGTTCAGAAAACCAGTCTGATCCCACGTACCTTGCCTACCAGTGGCCATCAGTAAGAGAGGGTTTAGCAGAATCTGCACTTGAAGATG TCCAGAATCTTCGACAGCTTATTCTACGAAGTCTTCTTCCCACGAGACATTCAGAATATGATTCTGCCCCCACGCCTGAACTAGAGGATGACCACACACCCACGCCTTCAGTTTCCGGTGGGGCTGCACACCCATGGGATATGGCAACAGACTCTGTATTAGAAACTGTAGATGGAGAAAACGCCAATGATGACCGGGATAAACTGACATCGCAACGCTCTAGTATCGCAGAGGGCAGTAGAGCTGTGGTGGACCTCACTCACCATCACAGGAGGCAAGGTTCTAGAGATGAAGAGGAGAGTGTTTGGGATATGGTCGAGGGCCACGACAAAGGGAGTTCTGAACTAGAAAACAGAAATGATCCATCAGATACTACTTCGGAGGACCATAGTAATAGACCATATAAAGTAGTAAGAAAAG CTGAGGTGGTGGGCAGTAATGATGTCATACCGTTGCCagacagcagccaatcagaaacAGTGTTGCAGGAAGCTGGCGGCGGAACGGTTTTAGATG gaaattttttttatgtGGTCATGCCGACTGTACCATCACTGCCTCCCCCTAAAGAAGAGCCCCAACCACCCTCAGAATTGAGTTGGTACAGAGAACCCGAAACTGAGCAGAAACCAGCCAATAGTTTAGAAAATAACAACCTTCCGACTCAAAGTATAGAAAGTGGAGTATCTGGCTCTGATGTGCCACCTAATTTGGTTATTCAAGATGTTGATATGATCTTCAGAACAATTAAACAGCTAACGGACAAATTACACAGGTTACAG GAGGTGGAGTCGGCACATCAAGAGCTTTTAAGGTCTTTAAAGGATAAATCCACTGAAGACTCATCTCGGGAGCTTGAACCACCGATGGTCGAGGACATGCAACCAGAAGTACACCACGGGTCCACTGTTAATAGTAGTTcacttttctttgtgaaaaacagCATTTCTGTGTCCCTCCATCCAGATA gcCTTACAGATCCACATGACGATGCTTTAAATCTTACCATGGGCCTTTAA
- the ARHGEF11 gene encoding rho guanine nucleotide exchange factor 11 isoform X3 yields MSISSPPTSIDRLSSLSSVSDGASERRSPGHQRQATDYGESTGLVQRCVVVQRDQNGFGFTVSGDRIVLVQSVRPGGAAMRAGVQEGDRIVKVNGTLVANSSHIEVVKLIKSGTYVALTLLGSPPPSSTMSGHDHGPSASPRNLSSPVPPPPPLPPPQRITGPKPLQDPEVQKHATQILRNMLKQEETELQALCEVYNRTPNPSLQEQIEGARRRVHQLQLKIRQETAGPGDILRSYSDCSSVGCKVVDGRMSVDSQDGDSGLDSGTDRISSISEYSINRNSILSDFGLDSSHTSPVISTKIFQHRRQGSDTALIQDQVDNTRPVIICPEEDYDHGYDISECDGLFQDLDKLKVRPAHMGVFLRYIFSQGDPNPLLFYLCAEVCQQLSARDACSLGKEVWNIFLDKSAPLRVKIPENLLAEIDSCLRGSEDVRNALSEAQDAMLPEIQEQIQDYRTKRTMGLGSLYGENDLLNLDIDPQRERQVAAKQIAQLEEILSKYEEERSSPMAFALSTYMNHAGISSREFRPASVSEKSHIIPDKDKWLPFFPKTKKNSNAKKEKDRESADDKKRNPILKYIGKPKGSSQSTFHVPLSPGEVKPGNVRNIIQHFENNQQYDLLELGMQRLSTGSFPDDLMDNNSARSEVKLGRSESLKGREELKKSRKADNVPRSRSDVDMDAAAEATRLHQSASSSASSLSTRSLDNPTPPYTPKLIRRSMESPNMIFTGESLLANLQEDDLGHMSDPEPDAQNWQHTVGREVAQHLTAKERARQEVIHELFMTEASHLRVLRVLDHIFYQRMRKENFLSTEELLLVFPNLPELIEIHNYLVELMKRVREEGPVVKEIGDLMLSRFDGAAGEEVCQETAKFCSCQTIALDLIKIKKRKEARFNLFMQEAESSPQCRRLQLKDLIVSEMQRLTKYPLLLENIIKHTDAGTPEYEKLCRCRDRCRDILKFVNESVKQRENEYRLAEYQKRLDTTSLERSNNPLAAEFKNLDLTSRRMIHEGSLTWRITKDKTIDLHVLLLDDLLVLLQKQDEKLVLKCQSKTSVVSSETKQTFSPVIKLNSVLVRAVATDKRAFFIICTSELGPQIYELVAMTSSEKNTWKDLLEEAAKSATRHPPISIKPSTRNLVQSRTTSASSVLQDAGIPNLLSDTNLRTNSEDITTDENQGEFLAHSHKTEVLLEEPEGVEEDEAQTPTQLPFPSQVEDAGGGSENQSDPTYLAYQWPSVREGLAESALEDVQNLRQLILRSLLPTRHSEYDSAPTPELEDDHTPTPSVSGGAAHPWDMATDSVLETVDGENANDDRDKLTSQRSSIAEGSRAVVDLTHHHRRQGSRDEEESVWDMVEGHDKGSSELENRNDPSDTTSEDHSNRPYKVVRKGNFFYVVMPTVPSLPPPKEEPQPPSELSWYREPETEQKPANSLENNNLPTQSIESGVSGSDVPPNLVIQDVDMIFRTIKQLTDKLHRLQEVESAHQELLRSLKDKSTEDSSRELEPPMVEDMQPEVHHGSTVNSSSLFFVKNSISVSLHPDSLTDPHDDALNLTMGL; encoded by the exons gtTTGGTCCAGCGCTGTGTGGTTGTCCAGAGAGATCAGAATGGATTTGGTTTCACGGTCAGCGGGGACAGAATTGTCCTTGTCCAGTCAGTGCGGCCAG GTGGTGCGGCCATGCGGGCAGGGGTGCAGGAGGGGGATCGTATTGTAAAG GTTAATGGCACGTTGGTTGCCAACAGTTCTCACATCGAGGTGGTGAAGCTCATCAAGT CTGGAACCTACGTGGCGCTCACCCTCCTTGGTTCTCCTCCACCTTCCTCAACAATGTCTGGGCATGATCATGGCCCTTCAGCCTCCCCCAGGAATTTGTCTTCTCCAGTGCCACCGCCTCCCCCTTTGCCACCTCCCCAGCGCATCACAGGACCTAAACCACTACAG GATCCTGAGGTTCAGAAGCACGCAACCCAGATCCTCCGAAATATGCTGAAGCAGGAAGAGACGGAACTCCAG GCTCTTTGTGAAGTTTATAACCGAACCCCGAACCCCAGTCTGCAGGAGCAGATAGAGGGAGCCAGAAGGAGAGTCCATCAACTGCAACTAAAGATACGTCAGGAAACAGCTGGCCCTGGA gatATTTTGCGTTCAtacagtgactgcagctctgtagGCTGTAAAGTAGTAGATG GTCGTATGTCGGTAGATTCACAAGATGGCGACAGCGGCCTAGATTCTGGCACTGATAGGATCTCGTCAATTAGCGAG TATTCCATTAACAGGAACTCCATCTTGTCTGATTTCGGGTTAGACAGCTCTCATACCTCTCCAGTCATCTCTACTAAAATCTTCCAGCATCGGCGGCAGGGCTCCGACACAGCACTGATTCAAGACCAG GTGGACAATACCCGACCCGTCATCATATGCCCTGAAGAGGATTACGACCATGGCTATGACATCTCTGAG TGTGATGGTTTATTCCAAGACTTGGACAAACTGAAGGTTCGGCCGGCCCACATGGGAGTGTTCTTGAGATACATCTTTTCTCAAGGGGATCCCAATCCTCTG CTCTTCTATCTGTGTGCTGAAGTTTGCCAGCAGCTCAGCGCTCGGGACGCCTGCTCTTTGGGGAAGGAAGTGTGGAACATCTTCTTAGATAAAAGTGCA CCTCTGAGAGTGAAAATTCCCGAAAACCTACTGGCTGAAATAG ATTCCTGTTTACGTGGCTCTGAGGATGTTCGGAACGCACTGAGTGAAGCACAGGACGCCATGTTACCGGAAATACAGGAGCAGATACAAGACTACAG GACAAAGCGAACTATGGGCCTGGGTAGTCTTTATGGAGAAAATGACCTGCTGAACCTTGACATTGACCCTCAAAGAGAGCGTCAGGTGGCTGCTAAGCAGATCGCACAGCTGGAGGAAATTCT GTCAAAATATGAAGAGGAGAGAAG CTCTCCCATGGCCTTTGCACTAAGCACCTATATGAATCATGCTGGAATCAGTTCCCGTGAATTTCGTCCTGCCAGCGTCTCGGAGAAGTCTCATATTATTCCTGACAAAGACAAGTGGCTGCCCTTCTTCCCCAAAACTAAAAAG AACAGCAACgcaaaaaaggagaaggatcgaGAATCTGCAGATGACAAAAAACGAAACCCAATTCTCAAATACATCGGCAAACCCAAGGGTTCCTCTCAGAGCA CGTTTCATGTCCCCCTGTCCCCTGGTGAAG TAAAACCTGGGAATGTCCGAAATATCATCCAACACTTTGAAAATAACCAACAATATGACCTTCTAGAACTTGGAATGCAACGGTTGTCCACTGGAAGCTTTCCCGATGACCTGATGGACAACAACAG TGCCAGGTCGGAGGTAAAACTTGGCCGTTCAGAAAGCTTAAAGGGGCGGGAAGAGCTGAAGAAATCCCGCAAAGCTGACAACGTGCCTCGCTCTCGCAGTGATGTAGACATGGATGCAGCGGCCGAGGCAACAAGGCTACATCAGTctgcatcatcttcagcatctagTCTGTCCACAAG GTCCCTGGATAACCCAACACCACCCTACACCCCCAAGCTTATCCGCAG GAGTATGGAGTCTCCAAATATGATCTTTACTGGTGAATCCTTGCTGGCCAACCTCCAAGAAGACGATTTAGGGCATATGTCAGACCCCGAACCCGATGCCCAGAACTGGCAACACACTGTGGGCAGGGAGGTGGCTCAACATCTAACTGCAAAGGAGAGGGCACGCCAGGAAGTAATACACG AGCTATTTATGACAGAGGCCTCTCATCTTCGAGTCCTTCGAGTTCTTGATCACATTTTCTATCAGAGGATGCGCAAGGAGAACTTTTTGTCCACAGAGGAGCTTCTGCTTGTGTTTCCTAATCTCCCTGAGCTGATTGAGATCCACA ACTATTTGGTAGAGCTCATGAAGAGGGTGAGGGAGGAAGGACCAGTTGTCAAAGAGATTGGTGACCTTATGCTGTCCCGG TTTGATGGAGCAGCCGGAGAAGAAGTGTGCCAAGAAACTGCCAAGTTCTGCTCGTGCCAGACTATCGCCCTTGACCTTATTAAAATCAAAAAGCGTAAAGAAGCTCGGTTTAACCTCTTCATGCAG GAAGCAGAGAGCAGCCCTCAGTGCCGGAGACTTCAGCTGAAAGATCTTATAGTATCTGAAATGCAGAGACTGACGAAATACCCTTTGCTTTTGGAGAACATTATCAAACACACGGATG CTGGCACACCAGAATATGAGAAGTTGTGCCGCTGTCGGGATAGATGTCGAGACATCTTGAAATTTGTGAATGAGTCGGTGAAGCAGCGAGAGAACGAATATCGTTTGGCGGAATACCAGAAACGTTTGGACACCACTTCCCTGGAGAGAAGCAATAACCCACTGGCTGCAGAATTTAAG AACTTGGACCTGACATCAAGACGTATGATCCATGAAGGATCTCTAACGTGGAGGATAACAAAAGACAAGACCATTG ATCTGCATGTTCTTCTCCTAGATGATCTTCTAGTTCTCCTTCAGAAACAAGATGAGAAGCTGGTGCTCAAGTGTCAAAGCAAGACCTCAGTGGTTTCCTCTGAAACCAAGCAAACATTCAGTCCTGTTATCAAGCTGAATTCTGTGCTGGTCCGGGCAGTAGCCACAG ATAAAAGAGCCTTCTTCATTATTTGCACATCTGAACTTGGACCCCAGATCTACGAGTTGGTGGCAATGACGTCCTCTGAAAAAAACAC GTGGAAAGACCTACTTGAAGAAGCTGCCAAAAGTGCCACAAGACATCCACCCATTTCAATAAAACCAAGCACTCGGAACCTGGTCCAATCAAGGACAACCTCTGCTAG TTCAGTTTTACAGGATGCAGGCATCCCGAATTTATTGTCCGACACTAATTTGAGAACCAACAGTGAAGACATCACAACGG ATGAGAATCAGGGTGAGTTCCTGGCACACTCTCACAAGACTGAGGTTCTTCTGGAAGAACCAGAGGGTGTAGAAGAGGATGAAGCACAGACGCCTACACAATTGCCATTTCCATCTCAAGTGGAGGATGCAGGAGGAGGTTCAGAAAACCAGTCTGATCCCACGTACCTTGCCTACCAGTGGCCATCAGTAAGAGAGGGTTTAGCAGAATCTGCACTTGAAGATG TCCAGAATCTTCGACAGCTTATTCTACGAAGTCTTCTTCCCACGAGACATTCAGAATATGATTCTGCCCCCACGCCTGAACTAGAGGATGACCACACACCCACGCCTTCAGTTTCCGGTGGGGCTGCACACCCATGGGATATGGCAACAGACTCTGTATTAGAAACTGTAGATGGAGAAAACGCCAATGATGACCGGGATAAACTGACATCGCAACGCTCTAGTATCGCAGAGGGCAGTAGAGCTGTGGTGGACCTCACTCACCATCACAGGAGGCAAGGTTCTAGAGATGAAGAGGAGAGTGTTTGGGATATGGTCGAGGGCCACGACAAAGGGAGTTCTGAACTAGAAAACAGAAATGATCCATCAGATACTACTTCGGAGGACCATAGTAATAGACCATATAAAGTAGTAAGAAAAG gaaattttttttatgtGGTCATGCCGACTGTACCATCACTGCCTCCCCCTAAAGAAGAGCCCCAACCACCCTCAGAATTGAGTTGGTACAGAGAACCCGAAACTGAGCAGAAACCAGCCAATAGTTTAGAAAATAACAACCTTCCGACTCAAAGTATAGAAAGTGGAGTATCTGGCTCTGATGTGCCACCTAATTTGGTTATTCAAGATGTTGATATGATCTTCAGAACAATTAAACAGCTAACGGACAAATTACACAGGTTACAG GAGGTGGAGTCGGCACATCAAGAGCTTTTAAGGTCTTTAAAGGATAAATCCACTGAAGACTCATCTCGGGAGCTTGAACCACCGATGGTCGAGGACATGCAACCAGAAGTACACCACGGGTCCACTGTTAATAGTAGTTcacttttctttgtgaaaaacagCATTTCTGTGTCCCTCCATCCAGATA gcCTTACAGATCCACATGACGATGCTTTAAATCTTACCATGGGCCTTTAA